A section of the Mycolicibacterium anyangense genome encodes:
- a CDS encoding nuclear transport factor 2 family protein: MTQAPNHDLAKRIQVLEDQLEIQQLAVRYATAVDARDIDQLLELFVPDVRVGRGRSGRDELRAVLEPQLRLFYRSIHLICGHRVILQDEDRAIGNVYCRAEHEVGQRWVVIPVRYDDEYRKVNGAWHFSARRDHHWYEADVLDRPQSVAFHDWQSAPPRPSLPESSPKWEAFWHGVDTSGLTTQPVIGEAKDH, from the coding sequence ATGACCCAGGCACCGAACCACGATCTTGCCAAGCGGATTCAGGTACTCGAGGACCAGCTCGAGATCCAGCAGCTCGCCGTCCGATACGCGACTGCGGTAGACGCCCGTGACATCGACCAGTTGCTAGAGCTATTCGTGCCCGACGTCCGGGTGGGCCGGGGTCGCTCGGGCCGTGATGAGCTACGCGCGGTCCTCGAACCCCAGCTGCGACTGTTCTACCGGTCCATCCACCTGATCTGCGGCCACCGGGTGATTCTCCAGGACGAAGACCGGGCGATCGGAAACGTGTATTGCCGGGCCGAGCACGAAGTAGGCCAGCGCTGGGTCGTGATTCCGGTGCGGTACGACGACGAGTACCGAAAGGTCAACGGCGCCTGGCACTTCAGCGCGCGGCGCGACCACCATTGGTACGAAGCCGACGTACTGGACCGACCTCAGTCCGTCGCCTTCCACGATTGGCAGTCAGCTCCGCCGCGGCCGTCGCTCCCCGAGAGCTCACCGAAGTGGGAAGCGTTCTGGCACGGTGTCGACACGTCCGGACTCACGACTCAACCCGTCATCGGCGAAGCCAAGGACCACTAG
- a CDS encoding thiolase family protein yields MSQRSKASILAVGRSAIGTARKGTLANMPAAEIAKPVVSAVIERSGLSSAEIDDFVLAEVMQGGGDSARYIAVDLGLTAIPGLAVNRQCASSLSAVAIGAAQIASGMSSAVLAGGMESLSTTPVVRKRKPFTVDEYDDPWLSFSHPPTPDAPAMDMSITVAHNCNVQYGISRSDQDEWAVRSHQRAVRAREDGFFAEEIVPVEVPQADGSTVWFSADEHPRPGTTMEALGGLKVLHPEIPDFSVTAGNSSGMNDAAAVVALAGADHPEALAHVLSWAQVGVAPNRTGSGPIEAIPKALALAGLTLKDVSVFEINEAFAAQAVACTRALDLDEEMVNVYGSGISLGHPIAATGARMVASSIYELRRRGGGVGVVSMCAGGGMGAAMVIEVS; encoded by the coding sequence GTGTCACAACGATCCAAAGCATCCATACTCGCCGTCGGCCGCAGCGCAATCGGTACTGCGCGCAAGGGCACGCTGGCCAACATGCCGGCCGCGGAGATCGCAAAACCGGTGGTGTCGGCCGTCATCGAACGGTCCGGCCTGTCCTCCGCCGAGATCGACGACTTCGTCCTCGCCGAAGTCATGCAGGGCGGGGGCGACTCAGCCCGCTACATCGCGGTCGACCTGGGTCTCACCGCTATCCCGGGTCTGGCAGTAAACCGGCAGTGTGCGTCGAGTTTGTCCGCGGTGGCCATCGGGGCCGCGCAGATCGCCTCGGGTATGAGTTCGGCAGTGCTCGCAGGCGGCATGGAATCGCTGTCGACGACGCCAGTCGTGCGGAAGCGTAAACCGTTCACGGTCGACGAATACGACGACCCATGGCTCTCCTTCTCTCATCCGCCGACCCCTGATGCACCGGCCATGGACATGTCGATCACCGTGGCCCACAACTGCAATGTGCAATATGGAATCTCGCGAAGTGATCAAGACGAGTGGGCGGTTCGCAGCCACCAGCGAGCGGTCAGAGCGCGCGAAGACGGGTTCTTTGCGGAGGAGATCGTGCCCGTCGAGGTGCCGCAGGCCGACGGATCCACAGTCTGGTTCAGCGCCGACGAGCACCCCCGACCAGGCACCACCATGGAGGCCCTCGGCGGTCTGAAAGTGCTGCACCCGGAGATCCCCGACTTCAGCGTCACCGCAGGCAATTCGTCCGGCATGAACGATGCCGCGGCAGTAGTCGCCCTGGCCGGCGCGGATCATCCTGAAGCGCTCGCGCACGTCCTGTCGTGGGCTCAGGTGGGCGTTGCTCCCAATCGCACCGGGAGCGGGCCGATCGAAGCCATCCCGAAGGCACTCGCGCTGGCCGGGCTCACCCTGAAGGACGTGAGCGTCTTCGAGATCAACGAGGCCTTTGCCGCCCAGGCCGTCGCCTGTACCAGAGCACTCGATCTGGACGAAGAGATGGTCAACGTCTACGGCTCCGGAATCAGCCTCGGTCACCCGATTGCCGCCACCGGAGCTCGCATGGTGGCCTCATCCATTTACGAGCTCCGCCGTCGCGGCGGCGGAGTCGGAGTTGTGTCCATGTGCGCGGGTGGCGGTATGGGGGCGGCCATGGTGATCGAGGTTTCGTGA
- a CDS encoding PaaI family thioesterase, protein MEMPLTGLWDPETEEPTLAPLAVLVDAVGGTVNHLPYEQKFWTVSTELSLIMTPGVDWALAKSVRATAGLIRADDSMALSRCQIYAGSTLLGEGSVRSLTIPAGVVPQTPPPPFSDDDTGTRRALSQRLALSLRSVGDGAAVLAQEWNPLLTNVIGTVHGGVVAAALELAGTTAVNAGQVPQFRTSSMTVHFLAALAGSERNRAEAMYEASVIHKGRRSAVIDARARGADGRVATIARLNAYR, encoded by the coding sequence ATGGAAATGCCGCTGACGGGACTTTGGGATCCGGAAACCGAGGAGCCGACGCTGGCTCCGTTGGCTGTCCTGGTCGATGCCGTGGGCGGCACGGTGAACCACCTGCCGTACGAGCAGAAATTCTGGACCGTATCCACGGAACTGAGCCTCATCATGACACCGGGCGTCGACTGGGCGCTGGCGAAATCCGTCCGTGCCACAGCGGGGCTCATTCGGGCAGACGATTCGATGGCACTCTCGAGGTGCCAGATCTACGCAGGTTCGACGCTGCTCGGAGAGGGTTCGGTTCGCTCGCTGACGATTCCGGCAGGCGTGGTTCCGCAGACCCCGCCACCACCATTCAGCGATGACGACACGGGCACCCGACGCGCATTGTCACAACGGCTCGCCTTGTCCCTGCGGTCAGTTGGCGACGGAGCGGCTGTCCTAGCTCAGGAGTGGAATCCGCTGTTGACCAACGTCATTGGCACAGTCCATGGCGGAGTGGTCGCCGCCGCCCTCGAACTCGCCGGAACAACCGCGGTGAATGCTGGTCAGGTGCCGCAGTTTCGGACGTCTTCAATGACGGTGCACTTTCTCGCAGCGCTGGCGGGTTCCGAACGGAACCGGGCCGAGGCCATGTACGAGGCTTCGGTGATCCACAAGGGTCGCCGAAGTGCAGTGATCGACGCGCGCGCCAGGGGCGCCGACGGAAGAGTTGCCACCATCGCGAGACTGAACGCCTACCGCTGA
- a CDS encoding aldehyde dehydrogenase family protein, with translation MATEAMTATAEVDRSPIPVHLHIGERVLDRGTGGTFQRHDPVTGQVHAEIPLAGAADVDAAVRAAHEAYLSWRRVPATEKRRLLLRLADLFEENQAEFGRTVTLDCAMPYMPVVPMVSDWIRYYAGWADKLTSEVVASPMAGGEFSYTLGQPYGVVGVILTWNGPIGSIGMKVPAALAAGNTVVIKPPEVGPFGAEVFARIVKEAGFPPGVVNILPGAAEAGQALVDHPLVKKVTFTGGTATGQRILQSCATSMKPAVLELGGKSANLVFEDADLDITCPHAAMMSVGFLSGQGCTFPTRLLVQRPIYDEVIERVAAVAKSFPIGDPWTPGNVVGPVINAAAVDRILATIEQAKNDGARLVTGGNRVGGELATGYYIEPTIFADVDPSSHLAQHEVFGPVLAVTPFDTEEEAIAIANGTAYGLAAYISTRDVARAHRVADELVAGEILVNGSQNLLVNRPFGGFGLSGMGKEGGRRGIEEFLRLKGVGMKVGNGGAFSFLA, from the coding sequence GTGGCCACTGAAGCAATGACCGCCACCGCAGAGGTCGACCGGTCTCCGATACCCGTGCACCTGCACATTGGTGAGCGGGTGTTGGACCGGGGTACCGGCGGCACGTTCCAACGCCATGACCCGGTTACCGGGCAAGTGCACGCGGAGATCCCGCTCGCCGGCGCGGCCGATGTCGATGCCGCGGTGCGGGCCGCACACGAGGCCTACCTGAGCTGGCGTCGGGTGCCTGCCACCGAGAAGCGTCGACTACTCCTTCGCCTTGCCGACCTGTTCGAGGAGAACCAAGCCGAATTTGGGCGTACGGTCACACTCGACTGCGCCATGCCGTACATGCCGGTGGTACCGATGGTGTCCGACTGGATCAGGTACTACGCCGGTTGGGCCGACAAGCTGACCAGCGAAGTGGTTGCCTCGCCGATGGCAGGTGGCGAGTTCTCCTACACACTCGGACAGCCCTACGGCGTCGTCGGGGTGATCCTCACGTGGAATGGCCCCATCGGTTCGATCGGCATGAAGGTTCCAGCCGCACTCGCGGCCGGCAACACGGTCGTCATCAAGCCGCCGGAGGTCGGTCCCTTCGGAGCCGAGGTCTTCGCCAGAATCGTGAAAGAGGCCGGCTTCCCACCAGGGGTCGTGAACATTCTGCCGGGCGCCGCCGAGGCTGGTCAGGCCCTGGTCGATCACCCGTTGGTCAAGAAGGTCACCTTCACCGGAGGCACCGCCACCGGCCAACGCATCCTCCAATCGTGCGCGACGTCCATGAAGCCTGCGGTCCTGGAACTCGGCGGAAAGTCGGCCAATCTCGTGTTCGAGGATGCCGACCTCGACATCACCTGCCCGCATGCCGCCATGATGTCCGTCGGCTTCCTCTCAGGACAGGGATGTACGTTCCCCACCCGTCTGCTTGTTCAGCGTCCGATCTACGACGAGGTGATCGAACGCGTTGCAGCAGTCGCAAAGAGCTTCCCGATCGGCGATCCCTGGACACCCGGAAACGTGGTCGGGCCGGTTATCAATGCGGCCGCGGTCGATCGCATCCTGGCAACGATCGAACAAGCCAAGAACGACGGGGCCCGGCTCGTCACCGGCGGTAACCGCGTCGGTGGTGAATTGGCGACGGGCTACTACATCGAGCCCACGATCTTCGCCGACGTCGACCCATCGTCACATCTCGCCCAGCACGAGGTGTTCGGTCCGGTCTTGGCAGTAACGCCCTTCGACACCGAGGAAGAAGCGATCGCCATCGCCAACGGCACAGCCTACGGCCTAGCCGCCTACATCAGCACCCGGGATGTTGCCCGGGCGCATCGGGTCGCCGATGAATTGGTTGCGGGTGAGATCCTCGTCAACGGCTCGCAGAACCTGCTCGTCAACCGCCCCTTCGGCGGGTTCGGACTGAGCGGTATGGGTAAGGAAGGCGGCCGCCGAGGCATCGAAGAGTTCCTGCGCCTCAAGGGAGTTGGGATGAAGGTTGGCAACGGTGGAGCATTCAGCTTTCTGGCCTGA
- a CDS encoding HpcH/HpaI aldolase/citrate lyase family protein: MNHIRSYLYVPGDRPDRLAKAMSRGADALIVDLEDAVPSASKADARRNVADWLAGLGSTHTPVWIRVNAGPERNDDIRAIADAPHVTGLVLAKADSPGDVEEVADQLSGIGSPLRLAPLIESAAGVLAVREIAAAPRVEVLHLGELDLAADIGASPGADGAELHHSRSMVVLASRAAQISPPVAPVDAVIDDLAHFRATTEALARMGFVGRACIHPAQVAVAQEVFTPSADDIAWARELLESEKSSTHGARRGRDGRMVDEAVLRRARALSQWS, translated from the coding sequence ATGAACCACATCAGGAGCTACCTCTACGTCCCCGGTGATCGCCCGGATCGGTTGGCCAAGGCCATGTCTCGGGGAGCTGACGCGCTGATCGTCGACCTCGAGGACGCCGTGCCTTCGGCGTCCAAGGCCGATGCGCGACGCAACGTGGCCGACTGGCTTGCCGGACTCGGCTCGACCCACACTCCGGTGTGGATCCGTGTCAACGCCGGACCTGAGCGCAATGACGACATTCGGGCGATCGCCGATGCACCGCACGTGACTGGGCTGGTACTGGCCAAAGCTGACTCTCCGGGCGATGTCGAAGAGGTCGCCGACCAATTGAGCGGGATCGGTTCACCGCTCCGGCTGGCGCCACTCATCGAATCGGCCGCCGGCGTACTGGCAGTCAGGGAGATCGCCGCGGCACCGCGGGTGGAGGTGCTCCACCTAGGGGAACTTGATCTCGCCGCCGACATCGGAGCCTCCCCGGGAGCCGATGGCGCAGAACTGCACCACAGCCGGTCGATGGTGGTGCTGGCGAGTCGGGCAGCTCAGATCTCCCCTCCCGTTGCGCCAGTGGACGCCGTCATCGACGACCTCGCCCATTTTCGGGCGACCACTGAGGCGCTCGCCAGAATGGGCTTCGTCGGGCGAGCCTGCATCCACCCCGCGCAGGTGGCCGTCGCGCAGGAGGTGTTCACCCCCAGCGCGGATGACATCGCATGGGCCCGTGAACTACTCGAGTCGGAGAAATCGAGCACCCACGGTGCGCGGCGCGGCCGCGACGGCCGCATGGTGGACGAGGCAGTCCTGCGGCGCGCCCGCGCTCTTTCCCAGTGGAGCTAG
- a CDS encoding acyltransferase family protein has translation MTASREVDQGGLEAVSTVDRVASLTGVRAVAALLVLGTHAAYTTGKYTHGFVGLVYSRMEIGVPIFFVLSGYLLFGPWVRAAAGGTDAPSIGRYAWHRVRRIMPAYVITVLAAFLIYHFRDGGPNPGHTWVGLLRNLTLTQIYTNNYAFNGYLHQGLTQMWSLAVEVSFYVALPVLAWLLLVVVCRRRWRPGLLLTGLAGLALISPLWMLVVHSTHFLPDGARLWLPGYLAWFVGGMLLAVLAAMGIRMYGFVAVPLAVICYLIASTPIAGEPTTSPTGVGEALVKTAFYAVIATLVVAPLALGNRGWYARLLATRPMVWLGEISYEIFLVHLVVMEIAMVEVLGWPVYTGSAPVLFVVTLVLTIPVAWLLHRFTRVRT, from the coding sequence AGACCGGGTGGCCTCGCTGACCGGTGTTCGTGCCGTGGCGGCCCTGCTGGTGCTGGGTACCCACGCCGCCTACACCACCGGCAAGTACACCCATGGCTTTGTCGGGCTGGTGTATTCGCGGATGGAGATCGGGGTGCCGATCTTCTTCGTGCTGTCCGGTTACCTGTTGTTCGGTCCGTGGGTGCGGGCAGCGGCCGGCGGGACGGACGCGCCCTCGATCGGGCGCTACGCATGGCACCGGGTGCGGCGCATCATGCCCGCCTATGTCATCACCGTGCTGGCGGCTTTCCTGATCTACCACTTCCGCGACGGCGGTCCCAACCCCGGCCACACCTGGGTGGGGCTGCTGCGCAACCTCACCCTGACCCAGATCTACACCAACAATTACGCGTTCAATGGCTATCTGCACCAAGGGCTTACGCAGATGTGGAGCCTGGCCGTCGAGGTGTCGTTCTACGTGGCGTTGCCGGTCCTGGCCTGGCTGCTGCTGGTGGTGGTGTGCCGCAGGCGGTGGCGCCCAGGGCTGCTGCTGACCGGGCTGGCCGGGCTGGCGTTGATCAGTCCGTTGTGGATGCTGGTGGTACACAGCACCCACTTCCTGCCCGACGGCGCCCGGCTGTGGTTGCCCGGCTACCTGGCCTGGTTCGTCGGTGGGATGCTGCTGGCGGTGTTGGCGGCCATGGGGATTCGGATGTACGGCTTCGTCGCCGTACCGTTGGCGGTGATCTGCTATCTGATCGCCTCGACGCCGATCGCGGGGGAACCGACGACGTCACCGACCGGTGTTGGTGAGGCTCTGGTGAAGACGGCGTTCTACGCGGTGATCGCCACGCTGGTGGTCGCACCGCTGGCGCTGGGCAACCGGGGCTGGTACGCGCGGCTGCTGGCCACCCGGCCGATGGTGTGGCTTGGCGAGATCTCCTACGAGATCTTCCTGGTGCACCTGGTGGTCATGGAGATCGCGATGGTCGAGGTGCTGGGTTGGCCGGTCTATACCGGTTCGGCGCCGGTGCTGTTCGTCGTGACGCTGGTCCTGACGATCCCGGTGGCGTGGCTGCTGCACCGGTTCACCCGGGTGCGCACCTAG